In Actinomycetota bacterium, a genomic segment contains:
- a CDS encoding substrate-binding domain-containing protein → MRRTLAIIAGTAIAASGLAMVAPANAAETVPGGGASFPAVFMQQCAADYNGSQNNFTITYTSTGSGTGKGNFSKGTFVFGQTDSAYTSGEPTFDWEYVPNVGGSIAITINLKNPTTGRTLGSSIQLTQATLAKIFSGAITTWNNPEILKSNPRIAKSIPAVPITIAYRSDASGTTNNFLQYLNAWAPSSFTKVQDDMSTAFPGGVPPQNSVAGRTNQGVMANVIAKEGTIGYVDLGDAKGYPSARLQNALGEFIAPSAASAAKNLAKQTDMQSSGIVQLNYASKVKGAYPIAIFTYGLARTDGKGPNGLGVRQFFDYVLAKCGPSRASSLGYVPLTGEILAKARANVLKIK, encoded by the coding sequence GTGCGTCGCACACTCGCGATCATCGCCGGCACCGCCATCGCAGCCTCGGGGCTTGCCATGGTTGCCCCGGCAAATGCAGCCGAAACTGTTCCAGGCGGTGGGGCGTCGTTCCCAGCCGTATTCATGCAGCAGTGCGCAGCCGACTACAACGGCTCTCAGAACAACTTCACCATCACCTATACCTCCACTGGCTCAGGCACGGGCAAGGGCAACTTCTCCAAGGGCACCTTCGTGTTCGGTCAGACCGACTCGGCGTACACCTCTGGCGAGCCAACCTTCGATTGGGAGTACGTGCCCAATGTCGGCGGTTCGATCGCCATCACGATCAACCTGAAGAATCCGACCACTGGTCGCACTCTTGGTTCATCCATTCAATTGACGCAGGCAACTCTGGCGAAGATCTTCAGTGGTGCCATCACCACGTGGAACAATCCTGAGATCCTGAAGTCCAATCCCCGGATCGCCAAGTCGATCCCGGCTGTGCCGATCACGATCGCCTACCGCTCAGATGCTTCAGGAACCACGAACAACTTCCTGCAGTACCTGAACGCATGGGCACCTTCATCCTTCACCAAGGTTCAAGATGACATGTCCACTGCGTTCCCCGGTGGCGTGCCACCGCAGAACTCAGTCGCAGGTCGCACCAATCAGGGTGTCATGGCTAACGTGATCGCCAAGGAAGGCACCATTGGCTACGTCGATCTCGGCGACGCCAAGGGCTACCCATCAGCACGCCTGCAGAATGCATTGGGCGAATTCATTGCCCCATCAGCTGCATCGGCTGCGAAGAACCTCGCCAAGCAGACAGACATGCAGTCGTCAGGCATCGTGCAGTTGAACTACGCGAGCAAGGTCAAGGGTGCCTACCCGATTGCGATCTTCACCTACGGCCTCGCACGCACGGATGGCAAGGGCCCCAACGGCTTGGGTGTTCGCCAGTTCTTCGACTACGTCCTGGCCAAGTGCGGACCTTCACGTGCGTCTTCACTCGGCTATGTGCCATTGACAGGCGAAATCCTGGCCAAGGCACGCGCGAACGTCCTCAAGATCAAGTAA
- a CDS encoding metalloregulator ArsR/SmtB family transcription factor, which yields MASRKTVDIALSSAPCCEPGLAAPLSRTEADSLAQLLKAVSDPTRLQLLSIIRSSPDNEACVCDLTEPVGLSQPTVSHHLKVLTDAGILQREQRGTWAWFSIDQSRLDAIAQAIS from the coding sequence ATGGCATCTCGAAAAACCGTCGATATCGCTTTGAGTTCTGCCCCCTGTTGCGAACCCGGCCTTGCAGCCCCACTCTCTCGAACCGAGGCCGACTCACTTGCGCAGTTGCTCAAGGCAGTAAGTGATCCCACGCGGCTGCAATTGCTCTCGATCATTCGATCCAGCCCGGACAACGAAGCCTGCGTGTGCGATCTGACAGAGCCGGTCGGGCTGTCACAACCCACGGTGAGCCATCACCTCAAGGTGCTGACCGATGCTGGGATTCTCCAGCGAGAACAGCGCGGAACCTGGGCCTGGTTCTCGATCGATCAATCACGTCTTGACGCTATTGCCCAAGCGATCAGCTGA
- a CDS encoding ArsI/CadI family heavy metal resistance metalloenzyme, producing MSRVQLALNVSDLEASVEFYSRLFNTTPHKRRPGYANFAINEPPLKLVLIQASAEERGEGVAGALNHLGIEVEDSAAVSATAQRLSSEGVEVTDINRTVCCYAEQDKTWAHDPAGAPWEIYTITDDLTDALVFEPMIINQVGGSACCTPATSDAVEASTCC from the coding sequence ATGTCCCGAGTTCAGCTCGCGCTCAATGTGTCAGACCTGGAAGCCTCCGTTGAGTTCTATTCACGCCTGTTCAATACGACTCCGCATAAGCGTCGTCCGGGCTACGCGAACTTTGCTATCAATGAACCACCGCTCAAACTGGTGTTGATCCAAGCCAGCGCCGAGGAGCGCGGGGAAGGTGTCGCCGGCGCCTTGAACCACCTCGGCATTGAGGTCGAAGATTCAGCCGCGGTGAGTGCAACTGCCCAGCGACTGAGCAGTGAAGGTGTTGAAGTCACGGACATCAATCGAACTGTGTGCTGCTACGCAGAACAGGACAAGACCTGGGCGCATGATCCGGCCGGTGCTCCGTGGGAGATCTACACCATCACTGACGACTTGACGGACGCCTTGGTGTTCGAGCCAATGATCATCAATCAGGTCGGCGGAAGTGCATGCTGCACGCCGGCCACATCTGATGCAGTTGAGGCGTCAACCTGTTGTTAG
- a CDS encoding arsenate reductase ArsC, which produces MNSRPSVLFVCVHNAGRSQMAAAFLTHLSKGSIEVRSAGSAPADTVNPAVVAAMREVGIDIADEVPKVLTVDAVRESDVVITMGCGDACPIFPGKRYEDWVLQDPAGQGVASVRPIRDEIKARIAKLVSELVPSA; this is translated from the coding sequence ATGAACTCCCGACCATCAGTGCTGTTTGTCTGCGTCCACAACGCCGGACGCTCGCAGATGGCTGCCGCCTTCTTGACGCACCTGTCAAAGGGAAGCATCGAAGTGCGATCTGCGGGGTCTGCCCCCGCAGACACAGTGAATCCGGCAGTCGTTGCGGCAATGCGTGAAGTCGGAATAGACATCGCCGATGAAGTCCCAAAGGTGCTGACAGTGGATGCCGTGCGGGAATCCGATGTCGTGATCACGATGGGGTGTGGCGATGCCTGCCCGATCTTTCCGGGCAAGCGCTACGAGGACTGGGTGCTGCAGGACCCCGCTGGCCAGGGAGTTGCATCAGTGCGCCCGATACGCGATGAGATCAAAGCCCGCATTGCGAAGTTGGTCTCCGAGCTAGTGCCCAGTGCCTAA
- a CDS encoding MIP/aquaporin family protein: MIHGLSKRAVGEFIGTAMLVAAVVGSGIMGTLLSENLALTLLINAVATVAALGVLIWAIGPISGAHFNPVVTAVALARREMPLGEGGIYIGAQVLGALAGVALANVMFDLPAFEASTHVRTGMPIWLGEVVATAGLLLVIGALTRTGRGHLGAVLVPAWIGSAYFFTSSTSFANPAVTIGRSLTDTFSGIAPSSVALFIVFQIIGAIIGAGLTEFFYPRRGIPEPLDLPDPIHHGPNAQA; encoded by the coding sequence ATGATTCACGGTCTCAGCAAGCGTGCAGTTGGCGAATTCATCGGCACGGCGATGCTGGTAGCTGCTGTAGTTGGCTCGGGAATCATGGGCACATTGCTCAGCGAAAACCTCGCCTTGACGCTGCTGATCAATGCCGTGGCGACCGTGGCGGCCCTGGGCGTCCTCATCTGGGCTATCGGTCCAATCTCGGGCGCCCATTTCAATCCCGTCGTGACAGCTGTCGCGCTCGCGCGACGTGAGATGCCTCTGGGCGAAGGTGGCATCTACATCGGGGCGCAGGTCCTTGGCGCCCTGGCAGGCGTGGCCTTGGCGAACGTCATGTTTGATCTGCCGGCATTTGAGGCTTCAACGCATGTGCGTACTGGCATGCCGATCTGGTTGGGAGAGGTCGTTGCCACAGCAGGCCTTTTGCTGGTGATAGGTGCTCTCACGCGCACAGGTCGAGGTCACCTTGGAGCTGTTCTGGTGCCGGCCTGGATTGGGTCTGCCTACTTCTTCACTTCATCGACATCCTTCGCCAATCCCGCCGTGACTATCGGCCGTAGTCTGACCGACACCTTTTCAGGTATCGCCCCATCGAGCGTGGCTTTGTTCATCGTGTTTCAAATCATCGGCGCCATCATCGGTGCAGGCCTGACCGAGTTCTTCTACCCGCGTCGCGGCATACCTGAGCCTCTGGACCTTCCCGATCCGATCCACCACGGACCGAACGCACAAGCGTGA
- a CDS encoding helix-turn-helix domain-containing protein: protein MAIEVKSAVEPSDAVLVRVRVLAALGDPIRLSIVDMLAEGDRSPDQLAAAVGITGNLLAHHLKVLQEAGLIKRTDSQNDRRRTYVQLDQSALASLLPKPTPLQAPRVVFVCTHNSARSILAEAAWRQVSDVPSASAGSQPASAINPRALSTAKRAGLDIPNKTPQSIDTILRDDDIVISVCDAVNEHLPNLDQPHFHWSIPDPSRIDTDAAFAAALEEITSRIDELAPRVSYRPPKRRVS from the coding sequence ATGGCCATTGAAGTAAAATCCGCAGTCGAGCCCTCTGATGCAGTGCTCGTCCGGGTTCGTGTGCTCGCCGCGTTAGGTGACCCGATCCGCTTGTCGATTGTCGACATGCTGGCCGAAGGAGATCGCTCACCTGATCAGCTGGCCGCGGCCGTGGGCATCACCGGCAATCTGCTTGCCCACCATCTCAAGGTCCTGCAGGAGGCTGGGCTCATCAAGAGGACCGATTCACAGAACGATCGTCGCCGGACGTACGTGCAGCTGGATCAGTCGGCACTGGCATCGCTTCTTCCAAAGCCGACGCCCTTGCAAGCCCCACGGGTTGTCTTTGTGTGCACGCACAATTCGGCACGTTCGATTCTTGCCGAGGCTGCCTGGCGTCAGGTGAGCGATGTGCCGAGTGCTTCGGCTGGCTCCCAACCTGCATCGGCCATCAACCCGCGCGCTCTCTCTACGGCCAAGCGAGCCGGCTTGGACATCCCCAACAAGACCCCGCAGTCAATTGACACGATCTTGCGCGATGACGACATTGTCATTTCGGTGTGTGATGCGGTGAACGAGCACCTGCCGAATCTTGATCAGCCGCATTTTCATTGGTCAATCCCCGATCCCTCAAGAATCGACACTGACGCGGCGTTCGCTGCTGCCTTGGAAGAAATCACCAGTCGTATCGACGAATTGGCACCACGCGTTTCCTATCGACCACCTAAGAGGAGAGTTTCATGA
- a CDS encoding arsenate reductase ArsC: MTDSPFRDDIPLMQLMTLRSSALLLQKHFAGMFSTETIERFLITSYDDIASRLTNDTYLALFAERFARDRLTALARVEGKSDDHRPIVLFLCTHNAGRSQMALGYFRALAGDRAIGWSGGSEPGSEVNPAAIGAMAEIGIDISGEYPKPWTDEEVRAADVVVTMGCGDACPVFPGKRYEDWELTDPNGLTVDDVRPIRNEIKSRVEALLVSLDVLLG; encoded by the coding sequence ATGACAGACAGTCCGTTTCGCGACGACATACCTCTCATGCAGTTGATGACTTTGCGATCATCTGCTCTGTTGCTGCAAAAGCATTTCGCTGGCATGTTCTCAACTGAGACGATCGAGCGTTTCCTCATCACTTCCTATGACGACATTGCCTCTCGCTTGACGAATGACACCTACTTGGCGCTGTTTGCTGAAAGGTTTGCACGTGATCGCCTCACGGCCTTGGCGCGCGTCGAGGGCAAGAGTGATGATCATCGTCCAATCGTTCTCTTCTTGTGCACCCACAACGCCGGGCGTTCTCAAATGGCACTTGGCTACTTTCGCGCCCTCGCGGGAGACCGAGCTATTGGTTGGTCCGGCGGATCTGAGCCGGGCAGTGAGGTCAATCCGGCCGCGATTGGTGCCATGGCAGAAATCGGGATCGATATCTCAGGCGAATATCCAAAGCCGTGGACAGATGAAGAGGTACGGGCAGCCGATGTGGTGGTCACGATGGGCTGTGGAGATGCCTGCCCTGTCTTTCCGGGCAAGCGTTACGAAGACTGGGAGCTCACAGATCCAAATGGCCTCACGGTTGACGATGTTCGCCCGATTCGCAATGAAATCAAATCTCGGGTTGAGGCACTGCTCGTGAGTCTGGACGTTCTGCTCGGCTGA
- the arsB gene encoding ACR3 family arsenite efflux transporter, with product MPNHHAFPHAAPGEDAVLAKLSLLDRFLPVWILVAMAGGLLLGRLVPSAQSALDAVSVGQTSLPIALGLLLMMYPVLAKVRYEEMGHVTGDRRLLWLSLLLNWVIGPLLMFTLAWVFLADYPEFRTGLIVIGLARCIAMVLIWNDLACGDREAAALLVAINSVFQILAYALLGTFYLKILPGWLGLDTEDIQFSTWEITKAVLIFLGIPLVAGYLTRRIGLRTKGRDWYEHRFIPFISPFALYGLLFTIVVMFALQGDAITSDAASVVRIAIPLLCYFAIMWGVSFLAGARSRLGYPKTATLAFTAAGNNFELAIAVSIGVWGVTSGQALTGVIGPLIEVPALVGLVYVSLWLRRRYFATKATAA from the coding sequence ATGCCGAACCATCATGCCTTTCCGCACGCCGCACCCGGTGAGGATGCGGTCCTTGCCAAGCTCTCGCTGCTGGACCGATTCCTTCCCGTATGGATCCTGGTGGCGATGGCCGGTGGCCTGCTGCTTGGACGCCTGGTGCCGTCAGCGCAGTCGGCACTTGATGCCGTCAGCGTGGGTCAGACATCGTTGCCGATCGCGCTTGGCCTGCTTCTGATGATGTATCCCGTGCTCGCGAAGGTGCGATACGAGGAGATGGGCCACGTCACCGGAGACCGCAGGCTCCTGTGGCTTTCGCTGCTGCTCAACTGGGTCATTGGTCCGTTGCTGATGTTCACCCTGGCTTGGGTGTTCCTGGCCGACTACCCGGAGTTCCGCACTGGCCTGATCGTCATCGGCCTGGCCCGATGCATCGCGATGGTGCTCATCTGGAACGACCTTGCCTGTGGTGATCGAGAGGCGGCCGCGCTCTTGGTTGCCATCAACTCGGTATTCCAGATTCTGGCCTACGCCCTCCTTGGCACCTTCTATTTGAAGATCCTTCCCGGCTGGCTGGGCTTGGACACCGAAGACATCCAGTTCTCCACCTGGGAGATAACCAAAGCCGTCCTCATCTTCCTGGGCATTCCCCTCGTCGCGGGCTACCTGACTCGACGCATTGGTCTGCGTACCAAGGGCAGGGATTGGTATGAGCACAGGTTCATCCCGTTCATTTCTCCCTTCGCGCTCTACGGGCTGCTGTTCACCATCGTCGTGATGTTCGCGTTGCAGGGAGACGCGATCACCTCTGATGCGGCATCGGTCGTTCGAATCGCAATTCCGCTGCTGTGCTACTTCGCCATCATGTGGGGAGTGTCCTTCTTGGCAGGAGCGCGCAGCCGCCTCGGGTACCCCAAGACCGCGACCCTGGCATTCACAGCGGCTGGCAACAATTTCGAACTGGCCATCGCTGTCAGCATCGGTGTGTGGGGCGTTACGTCTGGACAAGCGCTCACCGGTGTCATCGGCCCACTCATCGAGGTTCCGGCACTTGTAGGGCTGGTGTATGTATCGCTGTGGCTGCGCCGCCGCTACTTCGCCACCAAGGCGACGGCTGCGTGA
- a CDS encoding OsmC family protein: MSQAPYEYTVRGQCLAGGTAELHAGDQVVHMDARWGSEAPSSLPGPAELLASAFAACLMKNLERSSILLGITYRSARVEVRARRQDSPPIFVGVTYEMQVDSDASEHQLEVMHRNLKKFGTVYNTLAAVCEVRGTVQKAEV; this comes from the coding sequence ATGAGTCAAGCTCCGTATGAGTACACGGTGCGAGGTCAGTGCCTCGCAGGAGGCACTGCAGAACTGCATGCTGGTGATCAGGTTGTGCATATGGATGCGCGTTGGGGCTCAGAGGCTCCTTCCAGTTTGCCTGGACCGGCCGAGTTGCTTGCCTCGGCATTCGCCGCATGCCTGATGAAGAACCTTGAGCGGTCCAGCATCCTCCTGGGCATCACCTATCGCAGCGCAAGGGTGGAGGTTCGTGCGCGTAGGCAAGACAGTCCACCCATATTCGTAGGTGTCACCTACGAGATGCAGGTAGACAGCGATGCAAGCGAGCATCAACTCGAAGTGATGCACCGCAACCTGAAGAAGTTCGGGACCGTTTACAACACACTGGCTGCGGTCTGTGAGGTGCGCGGCACCGTCCAGAAGGCGGAGGTTTAA
- a CDS encoding cation:proton antiporter → MDPNDLVVTLTDPIWILIAFAAGLLGRAIGLPPLVGYLAAGLTLHAFGAETGALLNQIADVGIILLLFSVGLKLNLKSLFKAEIWVVGTLEVTLATLGFTGVIWLLAFTQTGPFSGLDLRAALLLGIALSFSSTVFAVKVLEDRGAASSRHGKLAIGVLVLQDFIAVIILAASAQVWPSIWALALVLLIPARPLLVRVMNSSGHGELLLLFGVAAALSGSALFDAVGIKGAVGALAAGLLLSNTEKADELSKNMLGLKDVFLVGFFLSVGMTEFPSGFGIAIAVALILILPLKALLYFLLFSMRFLRARTSWQASLDLANYSEFGLILLVAAAGVGWVPSTWIAVLALAIIGSFAISAPVAERGDVFYRHVRPSLKRHERARRLPGDEDLHMLDIDYVVFGMGRIGSHAYSALNAQYPGRVLGVDMDSARIAKAQAHKQTCVVGDATDPEFWSRTDGLFEHLSWVLLTMSSHEANVAAVELLRERGFVGKIAATSTFPDDAQDLRNLGVDLAFDVYAEAGAGFAAHLSQRIADD, encoded by the coding sequence ATGGATCCCAATGACCTAGTAGTCACACTCACGGATCCCATCTGGATCCTCATCGCATTTGCTGCGGGTCTCCTGGGTCGCGCCATTGGTCTGCCACCTCTGGTGGGGTACCTCGCCGCCGGCTTGACCCTGCATGCATTCGGTGCTGAAACAGGTGCCCTTCTCAATCAGATCGCCGATGTCGGCATCATCTTGCTGCTCTTCAGTGTCGGACTCAAGCTCAATCTGAAATCTCTCTTCAAGGCCGAGATCTGGGTTGTCGGAACCCTTGAAGTCACGCTGGCCACCCTGGGCTTCACCGGTGTGATCTGGCTGCTCGCATTCACTCAGACGGGCCCCTTTTCGGGCTTGGATCTGCGTGCTGCGCTACTGCTGGGCATAGCGCTGTCATTCTCAAGCACGGTCTTCGCAGTGAAAGTTCTCGAGGACCGGGGCGCGGCATCGAGCAGACACGGAAAACTGGCGATTGGGGTGCTCGTTCTGCAGGACTTCATTGCCGTCATCATCCTGGCCGCATCGGCGCAGGTGTGGCCAAGTATTTGGGCTCTAGCTCTGGTCCTGCTCATTCCTGCACGTCCACTTCTCGTCCGCGTGATGAACAGCAGCGGACATGGAGAGCTGCTCCTGCTGTTTGGGGTCGCAGCAGCCCTTTCCGGCAGCGCACTCTTCGATGCAGTCGGCATCAAGGGAGCCGTAGGAGCACTTGCTGCCGGACTCCTGCTTTCAAACACAGAGAAGGCCGATGAGCTCAGCAAGAACATGCTGGGCTTGAAGGACGTTTTTCTCGTGGGCTTCTTTCTCAGCGTCGGGATGACAGAGTTCCCAAGTGGGTTCGGCATCGCCATCGCAGTGGCGCTGATCTTGATACTGCCGCTCAAGGCTCTGCTCTATTTCCTACTGTTCTCCATGCGGTTCCTGCGAGCACGCACCTCTTGGCAGGCGAGTCTGGATCTCGCTAACTACAGTGAATTTGGCTTGATCTTGCTCGTTGCCGCGGCTGGCGTGGGCTGGGTTCCATCGACATGGATCGCAGTTTTGGCCTTGGCAATCATCGGGTCGTTTGCGATCTCCGCGCCTGTCGCTGAGCGAGGGGACGTGTTCTACCGGCACGTGCGGCCGAGTCTGAAACGCCACGAGCGAGCTCGACGACTACCAGGCGATGAAGATCTTCACATGCTCGACATCGACTACGTGGTCTTCGGTATGGGCCGCATTGGCTCGCATGCCTACAGTGCACTCAACGCTCAATACCCTGGCCGGGTGCTCGGCGTTGACATGGACAGTGCTCGGATAGCAAAGGCTCAGGCGCACAAGCAGACGTGCGTTGTGGGAGACGCCACCGATCCCGAGTTCTGGTCGAGGACCGATGGGCTCTTTGAACATCTGTCGTGGGTCTTGCTCACTATGTCTTCACACGAAGCCAATGTGGCAGCTGTCGAATTGCTGAGGGAACGCGGCTTCGTTGGCAAGATCGCCGCAACATCGACCTTCCCCGACGATGCGCAGGACCTCCGCAACCTTGGAGTGGATCTCGCTTTCGATGTGTATGCGGAAGCCGGGGCCGGATTCGCCGCCCACCTGTCACAGCGCATCGCCGATGACTGA
- a CDS encoding universal stress protein, translating to MFGDDHSAGADIAWKWITAHEWPAWDLDIVYVTPPDPSLVSLVTSDSLREVQPEHPRTIPKSSGLKEVRYLTAAGDPRIVLSEGLGVGLTVIGARGSGIMKALHLGSTAEWLAKSPNAPVVIARRSARIHSILACVDGSTHSDAAIAALARMPWIAATHVTVLAVDHDLDWDWDSQVPSLREKAEYSARILRDCGARVSVKVLLADPAVSRLNAKYSIFDVIDSLAPDLVSLGTKGRRGLSRALMGSIAGAVTQYAECSVLLAHDHTSDFDGDNNSAIKQWSPTP from the coding sequence GTGTTTGGCGACGATCACTCGGCCGGAGCAGATATCGCATGGAAGTGGATCACTGCACACGAATGGCCTGCGTGGGATCTCGACATTGTCTACGTAACACCTCCGGATCCGAGCCTTGTATCTTTGGTCACCTCGGACTCCTTGCGCGAAGTGCAGCCCGAACACCCTCGGACGATTCCAAAGTCATCCGGATTGAAAGAGGTCCGATACCTGACTGCAGCAGGAGACCCCCGAATCGTGCTCAGCGAGGGCCTCGGAGTTGGCCTGACGGTTATCGGAGCTCGCGGGAGCGGAATCATGAAGGCGCTCCATCTGGGCAGCACTGCTGAGTGGCTGGCGAAGTCTCCAAATGCACCCGTTGTCATCGCACGGCGCTCGGCACGGATACATTCGATCCTCGCGTGTGTTGATGGTTCCACTCATTCGGATGCCGCCATCGCTGCACTCGCCAGGATGCCTTGGATCGCCGCGACGCACGTGACTGTGCTCGCCGTTGATCACGATTTGGATTGGGATTGGGATTCGCAAGTGCCATCCTTGCGTGAGAAGGCTGAATACTCTGCGCGGATATTGCGTGACTGTGGCGCAAGAGTGTCAGTGAAGGTCCTGCTCGCTGATCCGGCAGTGTCGCGACTCAACGCCAAGTACTCGATCTTCGACGTGATCGATTCATTGGCCCCGGATCTGGTATCCCTGGGCACAAAGGGGCGCCGGGGTCTATCTCGTGCGCTGATGGGATCGATTGCAGGTGCCGTCACTCAGTACGCGGAATGCTCCGTGCTACTGGCCCATGACCACACAAGCGACTTCGACGGCGACAATAACAGTGCGATCAAGCAGTGGAGCCCAACGCCTTGA
- a CDS encoding HAMP domain-containing sensor histidine kinase → MPQILNFCSRFEDSAIEWGSPNDSPVGSALKLGLRARVAVALALVSLVVAGAVAGSTYVFARWFLLDQRESAAITRAVLDARAVNAALDGGTSPSKTLELVPSVGTSQPMIHTSEGWFTASVGVPPSAFPAAFLSLAAAQGARQRIDVAGDPYYVVGLPLTSGTYIEVFTLRELDQTLRLAGSALILMSLFAAAVGAAFGATTAGRVLIPVRNLGFGAQRIAGGELDTRIDLNGDSDLDPIARSFNAMAEAVQQRISREQRFTANVSHELRSPVTSIVGTAEVLERHADHLSNEDAPMIAILGEQARRMSQTLVDLMEISRLDRGYPLSLESVDVTQLCREVAARQDVDPHIVDGSQVRVLTDGRRVEQIIRNLIENAQRHGKGATQITVRNSPEHIEIAVEDAGPGIASFDRARLFEPFARGDNVESATGAGLGLAIVREQTEALGGTVVIGTSALGGAKFTVSLPLRDSGHE, encoded by the coding sequence ATGCCACAAATCCTCAACTTCTGCTCACGGTTCGAGGATTCGGCTATCGAATGGGGTTCACCAAATGACTCCCCCGTGGGGTCTGCGTTGAAGTTGGGACTACGAGCGCGGGTAGCAGTTGCCTTGGCTCTTGTGTCTCTAGTCGTGGCAGGAGCCGTAGCAGGCAGCACGTATGTATTTGCGCGCTGGTTCCTGCTTGATCAACGCGAGTCCGCAGCGATCACGCGGGCAGTCTTGGACGCTCGCGCAGTAAACGCAGCGCTTGACGGTGGAACTTCGCCATCCAAGACTCTTGAACTCGTGCCTTCGGTTGGCACCTCACAGCCGATGATCCACACTTCCGAAGGATGGTTCACAGCATCTGTCGGCGTGCCCCCGAGCGCCTTTCCCGCCGCCTTCCTCAGCTTGGCCGCAGCGCAGGGCGCACGGCAGCGAATCGATGTCGCGGGCGATCCGTACTACGTCGTCGGATTACCACTGACGTCCGGCACGTACATTGAAGTGTTCACGCTGCGAGAACTAGACCAGACGCTCCGACTGGCAGGCTCAGCACTGATACTCATGAGTCTCTTCGCCGCTGCTGTGGGCGCCGCCTTTGGAGCTACTACAGCTGGCAGAGTCTTGATACCGGTGCGAAATCTAGGCTTTGGTGCCCAACGAATCGCAGGTGGGGAACTCGATACACGCATTGATCTCAACGGGGACTCAGACCTAGATCCAATTGCGCGATCATTCAACGCCATGGCTGAGGCTGTGCAGCAACGTATTTCTCGCGAGCAGAGATTCACTGCAAACGTGAGTCACGAGTTGCGCTCGCCCGTGACATCAATCGTCGGCACTGCCGAAGTGCTTGAGCGTCACGCAGATCACTTGTCCAATGAAGATGCGCCAATGATTGCCATTTTGGGCGAGCAAGCGCGAAGAATGTCGCAAACTCTCGTTGATCTCATGGAAATCAGCCGTCTAGACAGGGGCTATCCACTGTCACTGGAGAGCGTCGATGTCACACAGTTGTGCCGCGAAGTGGCTGCTCGACAAGACGTAGATCCCCATATTGTTGATGGTTCCCAAGTGCGCGTACTCACAGACGGTAGGCGCGTTGAGCAGATCATCCGAAATCTGATCGAGAATGCGCAACGCCACGGCAAAGGCGCAACCCAGATCACCGTTCGAAATTCCCCTGAACACATTGAGATTGCCGTCGAAGATGCCGGACCCGGTATCGCATCTTTCGATCGCGCACGACTGTTCGAGCCCTTCGCTCGAGGCGACAATGTGGAGAGCGCCACCGGCGCAGGACTCGGACTTGCAATTGTTCGCGAGCAAACTGAGGCCCTGGGCGGAACGGTCGTGATAGGCACCTCGGCGTTGGGTGGAGCGAAGTTCACGGTTTCTCTGCCGCTGCGAGACTCAGGTCATGAATAG
- a CDS encoding response regulator transcription factor, translating into MARTIMVVEDDAAIRMVLKAHLTDEGHDVLECSNAEQALVLLVDEHPDVILIDMRLPGIHGLDLVRSVRGTSQVPIIIVSAQTDSHDVVAGMEAGADDYVTKPFVAKELMARIRRQVRRGEPANSDLPGLKCGPLELRPATGQALLGSQQLALSRIEFDVLAELMSARGRVLSRDELLRDVWGYSSMGDGRIVDSLIYRLRGKIESDATNPQLLLTVRGFGYRMGFTK; encoded by the coding sequence ATGGCTCGAACAATCATGGTGGTTGAAGATGACGCTGCTATTCGAATGGTGCTCAAGGCTCACTTGACGGACGAGGGTCATGACGTTCTTGAATGCTCTAACGCAGAACAAGCGCTGGTCCTGTTGGTCGATGAGCATCCCGATGTCATCCTGATAGACATGCGTCTTCCGGGTATCCACGGCTTGGATCTTGTGCGCAGCGTGCGAGGCACTAGCCAAGTGCCGATCATTATCGTCTCGGCGCAGACGGATAGCCATGACGTGGTTGCTGGCATGGAGGCGGGTGCCGATGACTACGTCACAAAGCCTTTTGTGGCAAAGGAACTCATGGCCCGCATTCGTCGCCAGGTTCGAAGAGGCGAACCAGCTAATTCAGACCTGCCAGGTCTGAAATGTGGACCGCTTGAATTGCGACCGGCGACAGGTCAGGCGCTACTTGGATCACAACAACTCGCGCTCTCTCGCATCGAATTTGACGTCTTAGCAGAACTCATGAGCGCACGCGGACGTGTGTTAAGTCGCGACGAGTTGCTGCGCGACGTGTGGGGCTACAGCAGCATGGGTGATGGCCGAATAGTGGACAGTCTGATCTATCGACTGCGCGGCAAAATCGAATCCGATGCCACAAATCCTCAACTTCTGCTCACGGTTCGAGGATTCGGCTATCGAATGGGGTTCACCAAATGA